In Nitrospirota bacterium, a single window of DNA contains:
- the cobO gene encoding cob(I)yrinic acid a,c-diamide adenosyltransferase, translated as MTEQDEHKAKMERLKASVDRRIEAAQEEKGLLMVYTGAGKGKTTAALGMALRCLGHGMKVAVVQFIKGAIDTAEERALKSFGDRVTFLRMGEGYTWETQDRERDTKFAREAWTVVCGFLRDPSYAMVILDEFNIALQHEYVPLDEVLSGLRSRPVMQHVVITGRGAKEALIEEADLVTEMKQVKHPFRKGIKAQAGVEF; from the coding sequence ATGACGGAGCAGGACGAACACAAAGCCAAGATGGAACGGCTCAAGGCGTCAGTGGATCGGCGCATTGAAGCGGCGCAGGAAGAGAAGGGCCTGTTGATGGTCTATACAGGCGCAGGCAAGGGGAAGACCACGGCAGCGCTGGGTATGGCGTTACGATGTCTCGGCCATGGCATGAAGGTGGCGGTGGTGCAGTTTATCAAGGGGGCAATTGATACGGCGGAGGAGCGGGCCTTAAAGTCCTTTGGCGATCGCGTCACGTTTCTCCGTATGGGGGAAGGGTACACGTGGGAAACTCAAGACCGTGAGCGGGATACGAAGTTCGCCCGAGAGGCCTGGACCGTGGTCTGCGGGTTTCTGCGGGATCCCTCCTATGCGATGGTCATTTTGGATGAATTCAATATCGCATTGCAGCATGAGTACGTTCCGCTAGACGAGGTGCTCTCGGGGCTGCGTTCACGGCCGGTCATGCAGCATGTGGTGATCACCGGGCGTGGCGCCAAAGAAGCGTTGATCGAGGAAGCCGATCTCGTTACGGAGATGAAGCAGGTCAAACATCCCTTTCGAAAAGGCATCAAGGCGCAGGCGGGGGTGGAGTTTTGA
- a CDS encoding cysteine-rich CWC family protein: MTKTCEHCREMFECRGYQCWCGTLGITEQQMDWITARYKECLCPVCLGKVAAGELGPQSTHQPERAT, translated from the coding sequence GTGACGAAGACCTGCGAACATTGCAGGGAGATGTTCGAGTGCCGTGGATATCAATGCTGGTGTGGGACTCTCGGCATTACGGAGCAGCAGATGGACTGGATCACCGCGCGGTATAAAGAATGTCTCTGTCCCGTCTGCTTGGGAAAAGTTGCCGCCGGTGAGCTGGGGCCTCAATCCACGCATCAACCTGAGCGGGCGACGTGA
- the bluB gene encoding 5,6-dimethylbenzimidazole synthase: MPGNGRFSNAEREAVYRVIFERRDVRRNFLPAPIPDEVLTRLLTAAHHAGSVGFMQPWDFVVVRDSAVKGLVKDLFRAANAEAATKYRGKRAALYRSLKLEGIEEAPVNIGVTCSRQRGGPHVLGRSTVRDTDLYSTCCAIQNLWLAARAEGIGVGWVSILDHGALKRVLGIPRPVTVLAYLCLGYVDDFAVQPDLESAGWRARIPVEQLIHYESWGATQQGDRSNGDAHHESIHKNGRRGKNQAGRRAAGLEGQSSS; encoded by the coding sequence ATGCCGGGTAACGGACGATTTTCAAATGCGGAGCGGGAGGCGGTGTATCGGGTAATTTTCGAGCGGCGCGATGTCCGCCGGAATTTCTTGCCGGCGCCGATACCGGACGAGGTCTTGACGCGCCTATTGACGGCCGCGCACCATGCCGGATCGGTTGGATTCATGCAGCCATGGGATTTTGTGGTGGTCCGCGATTCTGCCGTGAAGGGCCTGGTCAAAGACTTGTTTCGCGCGGCGAATGCCGAGGCTGCGACGAAGTATCGGGGGAAGCGAGCCGCGCTGTATCGAAGTCTCAAGCTGGAAGGCATCGAAGAAGCGCCGGTTAATATCGGTGTCACGTGCAGTCGTCAACGTGGCGGCCCTCATGTGCTGGGCCGTTCGACGGTGCGTGATACGGATCTCTATAGCACCTGTTGCGCCATCCAGAATCTCTGGCTGGCTGCACGTGCGGAAGGCATCGGGGTTGGCTGGGTCAGCATCCTGGACCATGGAGCCCTGAAACGGGTGCTCGGTATTCCAAGGCCGGTCACGGTGTTGGCCTATCTGTGTCTGGGGTACGTCGACGACTTTGCGGTGCAGCCGGACTTGGAGTCGGCAGGGTGGCGCGCCAGGATTCCAGTCGAGCAACTCATTCACTACGAATCGTGGGGAGCCACACAGCAGGGTGACAGGAGCAACGGCGATGCGCATCACGAAAGTATACACAAGAACGGGAGACGCGGGAAAAACCAGGCTGGCCGGCGGGCAGCAGGTCTGGAAGGACAGTCTTCGAGTTGA
- a CDS encoding cob(I)yrinic acid a,c-diamide adenosyltransferase — translation MRITKVYTRTGDAGKTRLAGGQQVWKDSLRVEAYGTLDELNAVVGVVRVMNAEMVGMYEQAEPLEEDLRWVQNKLFDLGGILATTPGQEFKNMPQVTAVDVTKLEKMIDRCQKDLAPLKEFILPGGGKVSGFLHQARTVCRRAERICVHLSREEPVDAVHIKFVNRLSDALFVLARWAAKTQGEPEFLWQRDTGK, via the coding sequence ATGCGCATCACGAAAGTATACACAAGAACGGGAGACGCGGGAAAAACCAGGCTGGCCGGCGGGCAGCAGGTCTGGAAGGACAGTCTTCGAGTTGAAGCCTATGGCACGCTTGATGAGCTGAATGCGGTGGTCGGGGTGGTGCGGGTGATGAATGCCGAGATGGTTGGGATGTATGAGCAGGCGGAGCCACTCGAAGAAGATCTCCGCTGGGTCCAGAATAAACTATTCGACCTCGGTGGCATTCTGGCGACGACCCCTGGGCAAGAGTTCAAAAATATGCCCCAAGTTACGGCAGTGGATGTGACGAAGCTGGAAAAGATGATCGATCGCTGCCAGAAGGATCTGGCTCCGCTCAAGGAGTTCATTCTGCCAGGCGGGGGGAAGGTGTCGGGTTTTTTGCATCAGGCGAGAACGGTGTGCCGTCGGGCGGAGCGGATCTGTGTGCATCTCTCGCGGGAAGAGCCGGTCGATGCGGTGCATATCAAGTTCGTGAATCGGCTGAGCGATGCCTTGTTTGTCCTGGCACGCTGGGCTGCCAAGACCCAGGGGGAGCCGGAGTTCCTCTGGCAGCGTGATACGGGGAAGTGA
- the cobU gene encoding bifunctional adenosylcobinamide kinase/adenosylcobinamide-phosphate guanylyltransferase produces the protein MRGKPRSKSQIIFVLGGAASGKSQVALDLAGQRGPRAFVATGQALDREMKVRIERHQATRASDWETAEVPTDLAQWFLDKGVTYQSIVLDCLTLWLSNMKGLRLRDGDVFDATASLLGAIRATKARVVIVSNELGLGLVPATKPVRAFRDLAGKVNQQVAAEADEVYLTVSGLPLRLK, from the coding sequence GTGAGAGGAAAGCCACGGAGTAAGTCGCAGATCATTTTTGTCTTGGGCGGTGCGGCATCCGGCAAGAGTCAGGTGGCGCTCGACCTGGCAGGTCAGAGAGGGCCAAGGGCCTTTGTGGCGACAGGTCAGGCGTTGGATCGGGAGATGAAAGTCCGGATCGAGCGGCACCAGGCCACGCGCGCGTCCGATTGGGAGACGGCGGAAGTGCCGACTGATCTCGCACAGTGGTTTTTAGATAAAGGCGTTACGTATCAGTCAATTGTGCTTGATTGTCTCACGCTATGGTTGAGTAATATGAAGGGGCTGCGGCTGCGTGATGGAGACGTATTTGACGCGACGGCCAGCCTATTAGGTGCTATTCGAGCGACGAAGGCCCGCGTGGTGATCGTGAGTAATGAATTGGGGCTTGGGCTGGTGCCTGCAACAAAACCTGTTAGAGCGTTTCGTGATTTGGCAGGGAAGGTGAATCAGCAGGTGGCGGCAGAAGCCGATGAAGTCTATCTGACGGTCAGCGGTCTCCCGCTACGATTGAAGTAA
- the cobT gene encoding nicotinate-nucleotide--dimethylbenzimidazole phosphoribosyltransferase, with translation MLFRETIDRIQPADPRLLAQAQARLDRLTKPIGSLGRLEELAARYVMITGELKPKVPAGAVFTFAADHGVTVEGVSAYPSAVTPQMVLNFLRGGAGVNVLARHAGLEVRVVDIGVDFDFEAVPRLIHKKVMPGTKNLMKESAMSPAQAAQAIQVGIELATEASQQGIGLIGTGEMGIGNTTASSAIVAVITGRPVSEVTGRGTGIDDASHARKIDVIQQALAFHRLDSSDAIAVLAKVGGLEIAGLAGLMLGAAAARVPVVLDGFIAGAAALIAVGLQPHCKDYLIASHRSVERGHQAILDHLGLKPLFDLDLRLGEGTGACLGMSLVVAAIKILTEMATFDEAGVSERTEGGTGIKG, from the coding sequence ATGTTGTTCCGAGAAACCATTGACCGAATTCAGCCGGCCGACCCTCGACTCTTGGCACAGGCGCAGGCGCGCCTCGATCGATTGACGAAGCCGATCGGCAGTCTGGGCCGGCTGGAAGAATTGGCTGCACGTTATGTCATGATCACGGGTGAGTTGAAGCCAAAGGTCCCAGCCGGAGCGGTCTTTACCTTTGCGGCCGATCATGGAGTGACGGTTGAAGGGGTGAGCGCCTATCCCTCCGCCGTGACGCCTCAGATGGTCTTGAACTTCTTGCGCGGTGGCGCTGGCGTGAATGTGCTGGCGCGTCATGCCGGCCTTGAGGTGCGGGTGGTCGATATCGGTGTCGATTTCGATTTTGAAGCGGTGCCAAGACTGATTCATAAGAAGGTCATGCCTGGCACAAAGAATCTCATGAAGGAGTCGGCGATGAGTCCCGCGCAGGCTGCGCAAGCGATTCAAGTCGGGATAGAACTGGCCACTGAGGCCTCTCAGCAGGGCATCGGCTTGATCGGGACCGGTGAGATGGGGATCGGCAACACGACGGCGAGCTCAGCGATTGTTGCTGTGATAACGGGCCGACCGGTTTCCGAGGTGACAGGACGGGGGACGGGTATTGACGATGCCAGCCATGCCCGCAAGATCGACGTGATTCAGCAGGCGCTCGCATTCCACCGGCTCGACTCGTCTGATGCGATCGCGGTCCTTGCGAAAGTAGGCGGATTAGAAATCGCGGGGCTGGCCGGTCTGATGCTCGGCGCCGCAGCGGCTCGTGTTCCTGTCGTGTTGGACGGCTTTATCGCAGGAGCAGCCGCGTTGATCGCTGTGGGTTTACAACCGCACTGCAAAGACTATCTCATCGCATCCCACCGGTCCGTAGAGCGCGGCCATCAGGCGATATTGGATCATCTTGGATTGAAGCCGCTGTTCGATCTCGACCTTCGTCTAGGGGAAGGGACCGGCGCCTGCCTGGGTATGAGTCTGGTTGTTGCCGCCATTAAGATCCTCACGGAGATGGCCACGTTCGACGAAGCGGGTGTGTCGGAGCGTACGGAAGGGGGTACGGGGATAAAGGGGTAA
- the cobS gene encoding adenosylcobinamide-GDP ribazoletransferase: protein MVRLFIIAWQFLTAVPLSRSTHDAKPEELAASMSWYPFVGLLLGALLVTADLFLSKVLSIQIISVVLMLLLIGITRGLHQDGLADMVDGLAGGRTAQARLAIMRDGRVGAIGATGLFLALGLRFAGLNAMPAGEHLALLLGMPVVGRWAMVMGAFHVTYARSEGGLAQPFLTYLSWRHLCLATATAGVVLTLLLGPWAALGCLLIGTALVRLSTAWFHRMFGGVTGDLLGATNEVAEILFLVIVPVVLSR, encoded by the coding sequence ATGGTACGTCTATTCATCATCGCCTGGCAGTTCCTCACAGCCGTTCCGCTCAGCCGCTCAACGCACGATGCCAAGCCGGAGGAGTTGGCGGCCTCCATGAGTTGGTATCCCTTCGTGGGCTTGCTCCTTGGCGCGCTGTTAGTCACGGCAGATCTGTTCCTCTCGAAAGTCCTCTCTATCCAAATCATAAGTGTGGTCCTGATGCTTCTCCTGATCGGGATCACGCGTGGGCTCCACCAGGATGGTCTGGCCGATATGGTGGATGGCCTGGCTGGCGGCCGGACCGCTCAGGCTCGATTGGCGATTATGCGAGATGGGCGCGTCGGCGCAATCGGAGCCACGGGACTCTTTCTCGCCCTCGGTCTGCGATTTGCCGGGCTCAATGCCATGCCGGCTGGCGAGCATCTCGCATTGCTGCTTGGCATGCCGGTGGTCGGACGCTGGGCCATGGTCATGGGGGCCTTCCATGTGACCTATGCACGGTCGGAAGGAGGATTGGCCCAACCGTTTCTCACATATTTATCATGGCGTCATCTCTGTCTGGCAACCGCCACAGCAGGGGTCGTCTTGACGCTGTTGCTGGGACCCTGGGCGGCCTTGGGCTGTCTCCTGATCGGTACGGCGCTCGTGCGCCTGTCTACGGCCTGGTTCCATCGCATGTTTGGCGGCGTCACGGGGGACTTGCTCGGTGCGACGAACGAAGTCGCAGAGATTCTCTTTCTCGTGATCGTCCCTGTGGTGCTGTCCCGATGA
- the cbiB gene encoding adenosylcobinamide-phosphate synthase CbiB — translation MTGGELAVACIVDAVVGDPRGFPHPVRWLGSVVEWCDRHVDRLAFSPPKQRMAGVLLAAALPTGAYAAGAVLIWLGGSIDPLVGTVVTVLLAWTTLAARDLMDHVLSVQRALQSHSLPEARSAVAQIVGRDTEEMAEADIVRATVETIAESTADGIVAPLFYLVIGGAPLALAYKAINTLDSMIGHLDDRYRWFGWASARLDDVANFLPARITALLLVLSAGILSRSWPVMQRAWQVLLRDGGQHPSPNSGRPEAAMAGALGVQLGGVNRYDGLSLERPCLGDPVQPLTQAHIGRALALMLWTSLLGTVLSIGSLLMVKG, via the coding sequence ATGACCGGAGGCGAATTGGCGGTGGCCTGCATCGTAGACGCGGTGGTCGGAGACCCCCGCGGGTTTCCACACCCGGTGCGATGGCTGGGATCTGTCGTCGAGTGGTGCGACCGGCATGTTGATCGACTCGCCTTCTCTCCTCCCAAACAACGGATGGCAGGTGTGTTGCTGGCTGCTGCATTGCCAACCGGAGCCTATGCCGCTGGAGCGGTACTCATCTGGTTAGGGGGATCGATCGATCCTTTGGTGGGTACTGTTGTCACCGTCCTGTTGGCTTGGACCACGCTTGCGGCTCGCGATCTCATGGACCATGTTCTCTCTGTACAACGGGCACTCCAATCCCATTCTTTGCCGGAAGCTCGATCAGCCGTTGCCCAGATCGTCGGCCGCGATACGGAGGAGATGGCGGAAGCGGATATCGTTCGTGCGACGGTGGAAACGATTGCGGAAAGCACGGCTGATGGCATCGTCGCGCCCTTGTTCTATCTGGTTATCGGGGGAGCGCCTTTGGCGTTGGCCTATAAGGCGATCAATACCTTGGACTCGATGATTGGCCATTTGGACGACCGATACCGATGGTTCGGTTGGGCATCGGCTCGATTGGACGACGTCGCAAACTTTCTTCCGGCTCGCATTACCGCGCTCTTGCTGGTGTTGTCTGCGGGAATTTTGTCTCGATCATGGCCAGTAATGCAGAGGGCCTGGCAGGTTCTGTTGCGTGATGGAGGACAGCATCCAAGCCCGAACAGTGGACGTCCGGAAGCTGCGATGGCCGGGGCGCTTGGGGTGCAACTGGGCGGGGTCAACCGCTATGACGGTCTTTCTCTTGAACGGCCTTGCCTCGGCGACCCGGTTCAGCCTTTGACGCAAGCTCACATCGGTAGGGCGTTGGCCCTCATGCTCTGGACCAGTCTCTTGGGAACGGTGTTGAGCATCGGATCGCTTCTGATGGTAAAGGGATGA
- the cobD gene encoding threonine-phosphate decarboxylase CobD, protein MTQPIHGGNVYKVAREQRIPVGRILDFSASINPLGPPDTGLRAIRAALKQIVHYPDPDCWQLTQELAQQCAVDPDMILVGNGSTELIHLLPRALTITSALVMGPTFEEYAHALTEGGSSVQYVHATHAEQFRPPLLNETLRQLSGKRSGFDAVFLCNPNNPTGQVMNRLAVRELAEVVERQQGWLIVDEAFIDYCPAQSVMPMLREYPHMMVLRSLTKFYAMPGLRIGYLVGASKVVERVKDRQPPWSVNSLAQEVSLAVLRDHAYATRSRTFMKGERARLMRELRHLPGLCLYPSAANFMLIELPVSTSAAEVTARLAAERILVRDCSTMPGLTSQMIRVAVKTEKDNRRLLAALGSCLEKQKP, encoded by the coding sequence ATGACACAACCAATTCACGGCGGAAATGTCTACAAGGTCGCCCGGGAACAACGAATTCCTGTTGGCCGCATCCTGGATTTCAGCGCCAGCATCAATCCGTTGGGGCCTCCCGACACAGGGCTTCGCGCCATTCGCGCGGCGCTCAAGCAGATCGTCCATTATCCGGATCCAGATTGTTGGCAGCTCACGCAAGAACTGGCGCAACAATGCGCGGTCGATCCGGACATGATTCTCGTCGGCAATGGTTCAACCGAATTGATCCATCTGCTGCCCCGCGCACTCACAATCACGTCTGCGCTTGTTATGGGTCCTACGTTCGAGGAATATGCGCATGCGCTGACGGAGGGAGGGAGTTCGGTTCAGTATGTTCACGCCACACATGCAGAGCAATTTCGCCCTCCATTATTGAACGAAACGCTGCGGCAACTTTCTGGCAAACGGTCAGGATTCGACGCCGTCTTTCTGTGCAATCCCAATAATCCGACCGGTCAGGTGATGAACCGGCTTGCTGTGCGGGAGCTTGCTGAAGTCGTCGAACGGCAGCAGGGTTGGCTGATCGTGGATGAGGCCTTCATCGATTACTGTCCGGCTCAGTCTGTCATGCCGATGTTGCGAGAGTACCCGCACATGATGGTGCTACGCAGTCTGACGAAGTTTTATGCCATGCCGGGGCTGCGAATCGGCTACCTGGTTGGCGCGAGCAAGGTCGTGGAACGAGTGAAAGATCGTCAGCCTCCCTGGTCGGTCAATTCACTGGCTCAAGAGGTCTCACTTGCGGTGCTACGCGATCATGCCTATGCGACAAGAAGCCGCACATTTATGAAGGGCGAACGGGCGCGGCTCATGCGCGAGCTTCGTCACCTGCCCGGCCTCTGTCTTTACCCGTCTGCCGCGAATTTTATGTTGATCGAACTTCCCGTCTCAACGTCTGCCGCTGAGGTGACGGCACGTCTGGCTGCTGAGAGGATTCTGGTTCGAGACTGTTCGACGATGCCAGGCCTCACATCACAGATGATCAGAGTTGCGGTTAAAACTGAGAAAGACAATCGGCGATTGCTGGCAGCCCTTGGCTCCTGTTTGGAGAAACAAAAGCCATGA
- a CDS encoding adenosylcobinamide amidohydrolase, translated as MKALRKRGMQTVFRVSRKTLIVDLGGLRTVLSSAPRAGGVTRARYILNHQVAAHSMAKSDRDKGLRCADPARTLSQLALSLGIRDPFVGLMTAVSLADLVTVREAHDDMWVEGLVTVGTSNAVRAGEPVVLGQRMNSQAQAGTINLILVTNARLSTSAMVGMVQVATEAKTAVLLRAKVKSWTGRSGATGTGTDAVVVVSGNGPRQRYSGTHTVLGELVGRVIGRAVTEGLARYVRWHARRTPRSPGKKP; from the coding sequence ATGAAGGCACTGAGAAAACGCGGGATGCAGACTGTCTTTCGGGTCAGTCGAAAGACGCTTATTGTCGATCTTGGGGGCCTGAGAACCGTTCTGTCCTCTGCTCCCAGAGCCGGTGGGGTCACACGAGCCAGATATATCTTGAATCATCAAGTCGCGGCTCATTCGATGGCGAAGAGTGATCGTGACAAGGGTCTGCGATGTGCTGATCCTGCGAGAACGCTGAGTCAGCTCGCCCTCTCGCTTGGTATTCGCGATCCATTCGTCGGTCTGATGACGGCTGTCTCACTCGCGGACTTGGTCACGGTGCGAGAGGCCCATGATGACATGTGGGTTGAAGGATTGGTCACGGTTGGCACGTCGAATGCCGTGCGAGCAGGGGAGCCGGTGGTCTTGGGACAACGTATGAACAGCCAGGCTCAAGCCGGGACGATCAACTTAATCCTTGTGACCAATGCTCGTCTGTCTACTTCCGCGATGGTCGGAATGGTACAAGTTGCGACTGAAGCTAAGACCGCTGTCTTGCTGCGTGCCAAGGTGAAGAGTTGGACCGGTCGATCCGGAGCCACGGGAACGGGGACGGACGCGGTCGTGGTAGTAAGCGGGAATGGCCCTCGTCAGCGATATAGCGGGACTCACACTGTGCTCGGGGAACTCGTCGGGCGGGTGATTGGGAGGGCGGTCACAGAAGGGCTGGCCCGCTATGTACGTTGGCATGCCCGGCGTACCCCGCGCAGCCCAGGGAAGAAACCATGA
- a CDS encoding cobyric acid synthase, which yields MTASRTPSKAIAILGTGSDVGKTLIVAGVCRLLSRRGVRVAPFKAQNMALNSFVTLDGGEIGRAQALQAQACGIEPTVDMNPILLKPESDSRSQVVVRGKVYEALDALAYFDRKETLFKIVRDCYARLADEYECIVVEGAGSAAEINLRDRDMVNWPVVELADASVLLVADIDRGGVFAQIIGTLDLLEPHERARVCGVIVNKFRGDRRLFEDGVRMIEARTGLPVLGVVPYLRDLRLDQEDSLDLARSQSVQFKPDLINVSVVLLPRMSNFTDFNALTAEKDVALRFAASPEDLQGADVVMLPGSKNTLADLDYLVKAGFSIALASHVNRGGELVGICGGYQMLGQEISDPKGLEGGGTAQGFAFLDVKTELDAPKICRQVHASSRLHGVESHSPVRGYEIHMGRTSRGAVNPCFQIEVGETWAGQAAIDEGAASENGLVWGTSIHGLFDQPEFRRSWLNRSRGRKGLPPISPRESELVTTQLHAELDRWADHLQEHLNMDLVYAALAVP from the coding sequence ATGACGGCTTCGAGGACGCCAAGCAAAGCCATTGCCATTCTTGGAACCGGCTCCGATGTGGGGAAGACCCTCATCGTCGCAGGGGTCTGCCGGCTCTTATCACGAAGAGGCGTGCGAGTCGCGCCGTTCAAAGCACAGAACATGGCGCTGAATTCGTTCGTCACGCTCGATGGGGGAGAGATCGGGCGAGCACAGGCACTGCAAGCTCAAGCCTGTGGGATCGAGCCGACCGTGGACATGAATCCGATTTTGCTCAAGCCCGAGTCGGATTCCCGATCTCAGGTAGTGGTGAGAGGCAAGGTCTACGAGGCGCTGGATGCCCTTGCCTACTTTGATCGGAAAGAGACCCTCTTCAAGATTGTTCGAGATTGCTATGCGCGGCTGGCTGACGAGTATGAGTGCATCGTCGTTGAAGGAGCGGGGAGTGCCGCGGAGATCAATCTTCGTGATCGGGACATGGTGAACTGGCCTGTGGTCGAGTTGGCCGATGCGTCGGTCCTCTTGGTGGCGGATATCGATCGTGGAGGAGTATTCGCGCAGATCATCGGGACACTCGATTTATTAGAGCCTCACGAACGTGCGCGCGTGTGCGGCGTGATTGTGAATAAATTCCGCGGCGATCGGCGGCTCTTTGAAGATGGCGTCCGTATGATTGAGGCCCGTACGGGCCTGCCGGTGTTGGGCGTTGTTCCCTATCTGCGCGATCTTCGATTGGATCAAGAGGATAGTCTCGATCTTGCTCGTTCCCAGTCGGTTCAGTTCAAACCTGATCTCATAAACGTGTCCGTGGTCCTGCTTCCCCGCATGAGCAACTTCACGGACTTCAATGCGTTGACCGCTGAGAAGGATGTGGCACTTCGGTTTGCCGCGTCGCCGGAAGATCTGCAAGGAGCTGACGTGGTGATGCTTCCTGGAAGCAAAAATACGCTTGCAGACCTCGACTATCTTGTTAAAGCAGGATTTTCGATTGCATTAGCCTCTCATGTGAACAGAGGGGGCGAGTTGGTTGGAATATGCGGTGGGTATCAGATGCTTGGACAGGAGATCTCCGATCCCAAGGGATTGGAGGGAGGAGGAACCGCACAGGGGTTTGCGTTTCTCGATGTCAAGACGGAGCTCGATGCGCCAAAGATCTGCAGGCAAGTCCATGCATCGTCGCGGCTTCATGGCGTGGAATCGCATTCGCCGGTCCGTGGTTATGAAATCCATATGGGGCGCACCAGCCGAGGAGCCGTCAATCCCTGCTTTCAGATCGAGGTTGGCGAAACCTGGGCTGGTCAGGCAGCGATTGATGAAGGCGCGGCCAGTGAGAATGGTCTGGTCTGGGGTACCAGCATTCATGGCTTGTTCGATCAACCTGAGTTTCGTCGGAGTTGGCTAAACCGCTCGCGAGGTCGAAAGGGACTCCCGCCTATTTCACCGCGTGAGTCTGAACTCGTGACGACACAACTTCATGCTGAGCTGGACCGCTGGGCAGACCACCTTCAAGAGCACCTGAATATGGACCTGGTCTATGCCGCGTTAGCCGTACCGTAG
- a CDS encoding DUF3365 domain-containing protein: MKQTSLSWRMAAGVAATVLALYASPVMAGNEAEVAEHLIELVKIGRGVLSEQMKNINDPAKADKGFTGDYMSSQVVERFKKSTKLDLRIPNVVPQANLYLALVQAEKEVVDEAQPIINKPGISFKGFIPAVFARRVGEQFYKKSGVRMKLTGIDYRNVNNKPDDFEAEVLRMFNDPRHPKGQSYVRNTMVDGKPVLRMMDPEYAGPTCLGCHGSPKGDRDVTGMKKEGWKEGELAGAISVVLPLK, from the coding sequence ATGAAACAGACAAGTCTGAGTTGGAGAATGGCAGCCGGGGTGGCGGCGACCGTCCTGGCGCTCTATGCGAGTCCTGTGATGGCTGGGAATGAGGCGGAAGTGGCTGAGCACTTGATCGAGTTGGTCAAGATCGGCCGTGGTGTCTTGTCGGAACAGATGAAGAATATCAATGACCCGGCCAAGGCCGATAAGGGGTTTACTGGCGATTACATGTCCAGCCAGGTCGTGGAACGATTTAAGAAATCGACGAAACTCGATCTCCGGATTCCCAACGTCGTGCCGCAAGCGAACCTCTATCTCGCCCTAGTCCAAGCAGAGAAGGAAGTGGTGGACGAAGCCCAGCCGATCATCAACAAGCCAGGTATCTCCTTCAAAGGATTCATCCCTGCCGTGTTTGCCCGGAGAGTCGGAGAGCAGTTCTACAAGAAGTCTGGTGTCCGTATGAAGCTGACGGGGATCGACTATAGGAATGTCAATAATAAGCCGGATGACTTTGAGGCGGAAGTCTTGCGGATGTTCAACGATCCGCGTCACCCCAAGGGACAATCCTATGTCCGGAATACGATGGTCGACGGCAAGCCGGTGCTTCGTATGATGGATCCGGAATATGCCGGTCCGACCTGCCTGGGTTGTCATGGTTCACCGAAAGGCGATCGCGATGTGACCGGCATGAAGAAAGAGGGATGGAAAGAAGGGGAGCTGGCCGGGGCGATCAGCGTGGTGCTGCCGCTGAAGTAG
- a CDS encoding response regulator, translated as MSKIVVVDDSYAELQLIEGCLKAANYTVVSFPNTEKLEDKVASEKPDLIVMDVVMPGRNGFQACRDLKGDERCKNVPIILCTSKGNESDKFWGQQQGANGHIVKPFKNEELLAAIKRVMG; from the coding sequence ATGAGCAAGATTGTCGTGGTCGATGATTCGTACGCCGAGCTGCAGTTGATCGAAGGATGCCTCAAGGCGGCCAATTACACCGTGGTGTCCTTTCCGAATACCGAGAAGCTCGAAGACAAAGTGGCCAGCGAAAAGCCTGATCTCATCGTGATGGACGTCGTGATGCCGGGCCGCAATGGGTTCCAAGCCTGCCGTGACTTGAAAGGCGATGAGCGTTGCAAGAATGTCCCGATCATTCTCTGCACCTCGAAAGGCAACGAGAGCGATAAGTTCTGGGGGCAACAGCAAGGGGCAAACGGCCACATTGTGAAGCCGTTCAAAAACGAAGAGCTGCTTGCGGCCATTAAGCGAGTGATGGGCTAA